The proteins below come from a single Nocardioides eburneiflavus genomic window:
- a CDS encoding molybdenum cofactor biosynthesis protein MoaE: MTDPVRLVDIRDTPLDVTEVVDALGDDGAGGLTLFIGQVRDHDGGKGVTALDYSAHPTALARLEDVCRRVAAEHDVRGVAAVHRVGELRIGDLAVVVATTAAHRGDAFAASRALIDTLKAEVPIWKHQVFDDRTEEWVGTP; this comes from the coding sequence GTGACCGATCCCGTACGCCTCGTCGACATCCGCGACACGCCGCTCGACGTCACCGAGGTCGTCGACGCGCTCGGCGACGACGGCGCCGGCGGCCTCACCCTCTTCATCGGCCAGGTCCGCGACCACGACGGCGGCAAGGGCGTGACCGCGCTGGACTACTCCGCCCACCCGACCGCGCTCGCGCGCCTCGAGGACGTCTGCCGGCGGGTGGCCGCGGAGCACGACGTACGCGGCGTGGCCGCCGTGCACCGCGTCGGCGAGCTGCGGATCGGCGACCTCGCGGTGGTCGTCGCGACCACGGCCGCGCACCGCGGTGACGCGTTCGCGGCGTCGCGTGCCCTGATCGACACCCTCAAGGCCGAGGTGCCCATCTGGAAGCACCAGGTCTTCGACGACCGGACCGAGGAGTGGGTCGGCACGCCGTAG